The Pseudophaeobacter arcticus DSM 23566 genome includes a region encoding these proteins:
- a CDS encoding arylesterase, translated as MRKVLALFGIIIVATLASGSRAEELRITALGDSLVQGYGLPQGDGLVPQLQNWLQEQGAEVRLTNAGVSGDTTAGGAARIDWTLADQPQGLIVLLGGNDLLRGLPPLQARANLRQILLAAQAREVEVLLIGMQAPGNFGPEYKASFDSIYAELAQEFGALLHADAFAGIRAVAGHDPAAAQAYMQGDNIHPNARGVALNVAALGPVVLELAARIEAAAGDS; from the coding sequence ATGCGCAAGGTTTTGGCCCTGTTTGGGATTATTATTGTTGCCACCCTTGCGTCTGGGAGCCGGGCCGAGGAGCTGCGGATAACGGCTTTGGGAGACAGTCTGGTCCAGGGCTATGGCTTACCCCAGGGCGATGGGCTGGTGCCGCAGTTGCAAAACTGGCTGCAAGAACAGGGGGCTGAGGTCCGGTTGACCAATGCAGGCGTGTCCGGCGATACCACCGCTGGCGGCGCTGCCAGAATAGACTGGACACTGGCGGATCAGCCGCAGGGTCTTATCGTGCTGTTGGGGGGCAATGATCTGCTGCGCGGTCTGCCGCCGCTTCAGGCGCGCGCGAACCTGCGTCAGATCCTGCTGGCCGCCCAGGCCCGCGAGGTTGAGGTGCTGTTGATCGGGATGCAGGCGCCGGGGAATTTTGGACCAGAGTATAAGGCAAGTTTTGACAGCATCTATGCAGAGCTGGCGCAGGAGTTTGGCGCCCTGCTGCATGCGGATGCTTTTGCCGGCATTCGCGCCGTTGCGGGACATGATCCGGCGGCGGCGCAGGCCTATATGCAGGGGGATAATATTCACCCCAATGCCAGGGGAGTGGCCTTGAATGTGGCGGCTCTTGGACCTGTGGTGCTGGA
- a CDS encoding ABC transporter ATP-binding protein: MTETDRPVLHLKDASLTLNGNTGPVRILQDISLDVSRGETLGLIGPSGSGKSSLLMLMGGLELATSGHISALGQDLTAMDEDALARFRRNHMGVVFQSFHLIPTMTALENVATPLELAGRRDAFQLAQAELEAVGLGHRAGHFPAQLSGGEQQRVALARALAPRPEILLADEPTGNLDEANGAAVMDLLFDLRDRSGATLIMVTHAPELASRCDRVIRLRDGRLATATAASEAAE; encoded by the coding sequence ATGACAGAAACAGATAGACCCGTTCTTCACCTTAAAGATGCGTCTTTAACCCTGAATGGCAATACCGGACCGGTGCGAATTCTGCAGGATATCTCTTTGGATGTCTCACGCGGAGAAACCCTGGGGCTGATTGGCCCCTCGGGATCGGGAAAGTCTTCGCTGTTGATGTTGATGGGCGGGCTGGAGCTGGCAACCAGCGGCCATATTTCTGCGCTGGGGCAGGATCTGACGGCCATGGATGAGGACGCGCTGGCGCGGTTTCGCCGCAATCACATGGGGGTGGTCTTCCAAAGCTTCCATCTGATCCCGACCATGACAGCGCTGGAAAATGTCGCCACCCCATTGGAGCTGGCAGGACGGCGCGACGCCTTTCAGCTGGCCCAGGCCGAGCTGGAGGCCGTGGGTCTGGGCCATCGTGCGGGCCATTTCCCGGCGCAGCTCTCAGGCGGGGAACAACAACGCGTGGCCCTGGCCCGCGCCCTGGCACCCCGCCCAGAGATCCTGTTGGCGGATGAGCCCACCGGCAATCTGGACGAGGCCAATGGCGCCGCGGTGATGGATCTGTTGTTTGACCTGCGCGACCGCTCAGGCGCCACGTTAATCATGGTGACCCACGCGCCAGAACTGGCCAGCCGCTGTGATCGGGTGATCCGCCTGCGCGATGGCCGACTGGCAACCGCCACAGCCGCAAGTGAGGCGGCAGAATGA
- a CDS encoding ABC transporter permease, with protein MTGQSHGQSLSQSRGQSRSQSRARVSSLRLACRFALRELRSGVKGFRIFLACLALGVAVIAAIGSIRASIEAGLTQEGASLLGGDAELTFTYRFATDEERAWMAAHSDAVSQIVEFRSMATLGDERALTQVKAVDSAYPLTGSLTLQPDIPLSQALAGNGTLPGVAMMPVLADRLGLRPGDTVRFGTRDFVLMATIRTEPDAAASGFTLGPRTLVALPSLDGSGLLAPGSLYSTKYRLTLPPDTDLDALQAEARAQFEDNGMRWRDARNGAPGIATFVDRLGGFLVLVGLSGLAVGGVGVSAAVRAYLATKTETIATLRTLGAERQVIFLTYFLQIGALTLLGVGIGLLLGGLGPILLGPMIAAQLPFPALFAVYPATLVEAALYGFLTAFIFALWPLARAERIRAASLFRGALGEVNRLPALRYILATALALALLVGSAAWFSGAAKLALWTAGGLMGALLVLLVAAVTLGWLARRGSHISRGRPALRWALAAIGTSRDGAVPAVLALGLGLTVLAAIGQIDGNMRRAIADNLPDVAPSYFFVDIQRDQMPAFLHRVEGDPAVSKVESAPMLRAVITKINGTPAQEVAGDHWVVRGDRGVTYAAAQPKGTEVVAGSWWPEDYTGPPQVSFAAEEAEELGLDLGDTITLNVLGRDIQAEITSFRNVDFSTAGMGFVLTLNEAALAGAPHSFIATVYAETSAEAQILRDLAQAMPNITAIRVRDAIDRVSDILRQLAAATSYGAAATLITGFLVLLGTAAAGEPARRYEAALLKTLGASRRRILLSFALRSIILGAGAGTVALLAGVAGAWAVNIYVFETAYVVIWPNALAVVSGGIATTLLAGLIFAWRPLAARPARILRARE; from the coding sequence ATGACGGGCCAGTCCCACGGCCAGTCGCTCAGCCAGTCCCGCGGCCAATCCCGCAGCCAGTCCCGCGCGCGCGTCTCTTCGCTGCGCCTGGCCTGCCGCTTTGCCCTGCGCGAGCTGCGCAGCGGCGTCAAAGGCTTTCGCATCTTTCTTGCCTGTCTGGCCCTTGGGGTGGCGGTGATTGCAGCCATTGGCTCCATCCGCGCCTCGATCGAGGCCGGGTTGACCCAAGAAGGTGCCAGCCTGCTGGGCGGCGATGCCGAACTCACCTTTACCTACCGCTTTGCCACTGACGAAGAGCGCGCCTGGATGGCCGCTCACTCCGACGCCGTTTCGCAGATTGTCGAGTTCCGCTCGATGGCAACCCTGGGCGACGAACGCGCCCTGACCCAGGTCAAAGCGGTTGATAGCGCCTATCCGCTGACCGGCAGCCTGACCCTGCAGCCCGACATCCCCCTGAGCCAGGCGCTGGCAGGCAATGGCACGCTGCCCGGTGTGGCGATGATGCCGGTTCTGGCCGATCGGCTGGGGCTACGCCCCGGGGATACGGTCCGCTTTGGCACCCGCGACTTTGTGCTGATGGCCACCATCAGGACCGAGCCAGACGCCGCCGCCTCCGGCTTTACCCTGGGACCACGCACCCTGGTGGCGCTGCCGTCCCTCGATGGCTCTGGCCTGTTGGCGCCCGGCTCGCTGTATTCCACCAAATACCGCCTGACCCTGCCCCCGGACACCGACCTCGACGCGCTGCAGGCCGAGGCCCGCGCCCAGTTTGAGGACAACGGCATGCGCTGGCGTGATGCCCGCAACGGCGCCCCCGGCATTGCCACCTTTGTCGACCGTCTGGGCGGATTTCTGGTGCTGGTCGGGCTCTCTGGTCTGGCGGTGGGGGGCGTTGGCGTCTCTGCTGCCGTGCGCGCCTATCTGGCCACCAAGACCGAAACCATCGCCACCCTGCGCACCCTTGGCGCCGAGCGGCAGGTGATTTTCCTCACCTATTTCCTGCAAATTGGTGCGCTGACCCTGCTGGGGGTCGGCATCGGGCTGCTCCTCGGGGGGCTGGGTCCGATCCTGCTGGGGCCGATGATTGCGGCGCAGCTGCCCTTTCCGGCGCTTTTTGCGGTCTATCCCGCCACCCTGGTGGAGGCGGCGCTTTATGGCTTTCTCACGGCCTTTATCTTTGCGCTCTGGCCACTGGCCCGGGCCGAACGCATTCGCGCCGCCTCGCTGTTTCGCGGCGCCTTGGGCGAGGTGAACCGCCTGCCCGCCCTGCGCTATATTCTGGCAACCGCCCTGGCGCTGGCGCTGCTTGTGGGTTCTGCCGCCTGGTTCTCTGGCGCCGCCAAGCTGGCGCTCTGGACCGCAGGGGGGCTGATGGGCGCGCTTTTGGTGCTGCTGGTTGCCGCTGTCACCCTTGGCTGGCTGGCGCGGCGCGGATCCCATATCAGCCGTGGCCGCCCGGCGCTGCGATGGGCGCTGGCCGCTATTGGCACCTCCCGCGATGGCGCCGTACCTGCGGTCCTGGCTTTGGGGCTGGGGCTGACGGTTCTGGCCGCCATTGGCCAGATCGACGGCAATATGCGCCGCGCCATTGCCGACAATCTGCCCGATGTGGCGCCCTCCTACTTCTTTGTCGATATTCAGCGCGACCAGATGCCCGCCTTCCTGCACCGTGTCGAAGGAGACCCCGCCGTCAGCAAGGTCGAAAGCGCGCCAATGTTGCGGGCGGTCATCACCAAGATCAACGGCACCCCCGCGCAAGAGGTCGCTGGCGATCACTGGGTGGTGCGCGGCGATCGTGGTGTCACCTATGCAGCGGCGCAACCCAAGGGCACCGAGGTGGTGGCAGGCAGCTGGTGGCCTGAGGATTACACCGGCCCGCCGCAGGTCAGCTTTGCCGCTGAAGAGGCCGAGGAACTGGGTCTGGATCTCGGCGATACCATCACCCTGAACGTGCTGGGACGTGACATCCAGGCCGAGATCACCAGCTTTCGCAATGTTGATTTCTCCACGGCCGGCATGGGCTTTGTGCTCACCCTCAATGAGGCGGCTCTGGCCGGTGCGCCGCATAGTTTTATCGCCACGGTCTATGCCGAAACCAGCGCAGAGGCGCAGATCCTGCGGGATCTGGCCCAGGCCATGCCCAATATCACGGCCATTCGGGTCCGCGATGCCATTGACCGGGTCTCTGACATTCTGCGCCAGCTGGCGGCAGCCACCAGCTATGGCGCAGCTGCCACCCTGATCACCGGGTTTCTGGTGCTGCTGGGCACCGCCGCCGCCGGAGAGCCAGCGCGGCGCTACGAGGCGGCCTTGCTAAAAACCCTCGGTGCCTCACGCCGCAGGATCCTGCTGAGCTTTGCCCTGCGCTCGATCATTCTAGGAGCCGGGGCTGGCACTGTTGCGTTGCTGGCCGGGGTCGCCGGCGCCTGGGCGGTCAATATCTACGTCTTTGAAACCGCCTATGTGGTGATCTGGCCCAATGCGCTGGCGGTGGTCTCTGGCGGCATTGCCACCACACTGCTGGCGGGTTTGATCTTTGCCTGGCGTCCACTGGCGGCCCGTCCCGCCCGTATCTTGCGGGCCCGTGAATAG
- a CDS encoding RrF2 family transcriptional regulator: MRITKRTNIAVRLLMYCAANVDRLVTKAEIADCCNISENHLAQVINQLSQLGYLHTQRGRNGGMTLGRQPEEIQIGDVFRDVEGALPMVECFADADNTCPLSSACRLKVALSDAAQAFYASLDDITLEALICDNHDLMRILQPVACASPARAAVG; this comes from the coding sequence ATGCGCATTACAAAAAGGACCAATATCGCCGTCCGGTTGCTGATGTATTGTGCGGCAAACGTGGATCGTTTGGTCACCAAGGCCGAGATTGCCGATTGCTGCAATATCTCGGAAAACCATCTGGCCCAGGTGATCAACCAGCTGAGCCAGCTTGGCTATCTGCACACCCAGCGTGGGCGCAACGGGGGCATGACCCTGGGCCGTCAGCCAGAGGAAATCCAGATTGGCGATGTGTTTCGGGATGTCGAAGGTGCGCTGCCAATGGTGGAGTGTTTTGCCGATGCCGATAACACCTGCCCGCTCTCCAGTGCCTGTCGCCTGAAGGTGGCGCTTTCGGATGCGGCGCAGGCTTTCTATGCCTCGCTGGACGACATCACTCTGGAAGCGCTGATCTGCGACAATCACGATCTGATGCGTATCCTGCAGCCGGTGGCCTGCGCCAGTCCTGCAAGGGCTGCGGTGGGTTAA
- a CDS encoding gamma-glutamylcyclotransferase family protein produces MTPLPPYFFGYGSLVNTATHDYLDPQPARLSGWRRRWCHTALRDVAFLTVEPAPEVEIDGVIAAVPNADWQALDAREFAYDRLPADHQIRHSLPDHTEISLYAVPPEAQTQGSDRHPILLSYLDVVVQGHLQVFGAAGVEAFFASTRGWEAPILNDRQQPRYPRHQVLSASEQQLVDHHLSQLNLQILS; encoded by the coding sequence ATGACGCCCCTTCCTCCTTATTTCTTTGGCTATGGCAGCCTGGTAAACACCGCCACCCACGACTACCTGGATCCGCAGCCCGCACGGCTGAGCGGCTGGCGGCGCAGATGGTGCCATACCGCCCTGCGCGATGTGGCCTTTCTCACCGTCGAGCCCGCCCCGGAGGTTGAGATCGACGGGGTGATCGCCGCCGTGCCAAATGCCGACTGGCAGGCGCTGGACGCGCGCGAGTTTGCCTATGACCGCCTGCCCGCAGATCACCAGATCCGTCACTCCCTCCCAGATCACACCGAGATTTCCCTCTATGCGGTACCGCCAGAGGCGCAGACCCAGGGTAGCGATCGCCACCCCATCTTGCTGAGCTACCTTGATGTGGTGGTGCAGGGCCATCTACAGGTCTTTGGCGCCGCGGGCGTGGAGGCGTTTTTTGCCAGCACCAGGGGCTGGGAGGCGCCAATCCTGAACGACCGACAGCAGCCACGCTATCCCCGCCATCAGGTCTTGTCAGCCAGCGAGCAGCAGCTGGTCGACCACCATCTGTCCCAGCTGAACCTCCAGATCCTGAGCTAA
- the gltX gene encoding glutamate--tRNA ligase: MTTTRFAPSPTGYIHVGNLRTALMNFLIARKAGGEFILRIDDTDPERSKEEYVDAIKQDLEWLGLTWDRVERQSERLERYVAAADELRSIGRFYEAFETPTELDLKRKKQLNMGKPPVYDRAALALSEDEKAALRAERGDGVWRFKLDQERIEWKDGVLGDISIDAASVSDPVLIRGDGQFLYTLASVVDDTEMGVTHVVRGSDHVTNTATQIQIIKALGGAVPEFAHHSLLTGPQGEALSKRLGTLALRDLREAGVQPMALLSLMARLGSSDPVEVRAEMAELIEGFDINRFGSAPTKFDVDDLYPLTARYLQSLALEQVKPHVEALGVPAHKQEAFWAMAKENITTLKDLQGWWELCENGAAPMIAEEDAEFIAEAMKLLPEGPYDSESWKSWTTAVKEATGRKGKGLFMPLRKAVTGRERGPDMSALLALMSVVQARG, from the coding sequence ATGACAACCACTCGTTTTGCCCCGTCGCCCACTGGATATATCCATGTCGGCAATCTGCGCACCGCGCTGATGAATTTTCTGATTGCCCGCAAGGCAGGCGGAGAATTCATTCTGCGTATTGATGACACCGATCCTGAGCGCTCGAAGGAAGAATATGTCGATGCGATCAAACAGGACCTGGAATGGCTAGGCCTGACCTGGGACCGGGTTGAGCGCCAGTCCGAGCGGCTGGAGCGCTATGTCGCTGCCGCCGATGAGCTGCGCTCTATTGGCCGGTTTTATGAGGCTTTTGAAACCCCGACCGAGCTGGACCTGAAGCGCAAGAAACAGCTCAATATGGGCAAGCCACCAGTCTATGACCGGGCGGCCCTGGCGCTGTCAGAGGATGAAAAAGCTGCCCTGCGCGCGGAACGCGGCGATGGCGTGTGGCGTTTCAAGCTGGATCAAGAGCGCATCGAGTGGAAAGACGGCGTGCTGGGCGATATCTCGATTGATGCCGCGTCCGTTTCCGATCCGGTGCTGATCCGTGGCGATGGACAGTTCCTTTATACCCTGGCATCGGTGGTAGATGACACCGAGATGGGCGTCACCCATGTGGTGCGCGGATCGGACCATGTGACCAATACGGCCACCCAGATCCAGATCATCAAGGCTCTGGGCGGCGCGGTGCCCGAATTTGCCCATCACTCGCTGTTGACCGGCCCGCAGGGCGAAGCGCTGTCCAAACGCCTTGGCACCCTGGCGCTGCGCGATCTGCGCGAGGCCGGCGTGCAGCCGATGGCGCTGCTGAGCCTGATGGCCCGGCTGGGATCTTCGGATCCGGTTGAAGTGCGCGCAGAAATGGCGGAGCTGATTGAGGGCTTTGACATCAACCGCTTTGGCTCGGCGCCAACCAAGTTTGATGTCGATGATCTGTATCCGCTGACCGCGCGCTATTTGCAGTCGCTGGCGCTGGAACAGGTAAAGCCGCATGTGGAGGCGCTGGGTGTCCCTGCGCATAAGCAGGAGGCCTTTTGGGCGATGGCCAAGGAAAACATCACCACGCTGAAAGATCTGCAGGGCTGGTGGGAGCTGTGTGAAAACGGTGCCGCGCCAATGATCGCGGAGGAGGACGCGGAGTTCATCGCAGAGGCGATGAAACTGCTGCCGGAAGGGCCCTATGATAGTGAGAGCTGGAAGAGCTGGACCACGGCTGTAAAAGAGGCCACCGGCCGCAAGGGCAAGGGGTTGTTCATGCCGCTGCGCAAGGCGGTCACAGGGCGCGAACGCGGGCCTGACATGAGCGCGCTTTTGGCGCTGATGTCGGTTGTGCAGGCGCGCGGCTAA